The following proteins are encoded in a genomic region of Armatimonadota bacterium:
- the lpxK gene encoding tetraacyldisaccharide 4'-kinase, giving the protein MSSRYIERVILGEDRGAASWLIRCALWPLSLIYRAGLAVYLGLYSVGLKQRYKLSVPIISVGNLTFGGTGKTPAVQTICRLLVQSGKKVVVLSRGHGGSAEDAVAVSDGEQVLIDSAEAGDEPVLLAQSLPGVPVVVGKDRRLSGNLACEKFKPDIIVLDDGLQYWQLYRDLDIVVMSAARPFGSGFVMPMGDLREPANGLRRAGIVLLNTDGKAEIESVEKRIKRVAPRVEIYRCERKPERFIRVSDGQPLDLDWIKDRRVLAFCGIGKPQSFMDMLVSLGAVVARQMVFSDHHEYLQEDISLIESEKLSSGAEVVVTTQKDIARLGNHFSIEHTYTLVIRLEVEDKSSFAQRINNKNTQSPT; this is encoded by the coding sequence ATGAGTAGCCGCTATATAGAACGTGTAATACTCGGCGAGGATAGAGGTGCGGCATCTTGGCTGATCCGATGCGCCCTCTGGCCGCTCTCGCTAATATATCGAGCAGGCTTGGCTGTTTATCTCGGACTATATTCGGTAGGGCTTAAGCAGAGATATAAGCTGAGTGTTCCGATAATAAGCGTCGGCAACCTGACATTCGGCGGCACAGGCAAGACGCCTGCCGTGCAGACCATCTGCCGTCTGCTCGTCCAAAGCGGCAAGAAAGTAGTTGTCCTTTCGCGAGGACATGGCGGTTCAGCGGAGGACGCTGTAGCTGTTTCGGACGGCGAGCAAGTGTTGATCGACTCGGCAGAAGCCGGCGATGAGCCCGTTCTGCTTGCACAGAGCCTGCCGGGCGTGCCTGTAGTCGTCGGCAAGGACAGGAGACTGAGCGGGAATCTGGCGTGCGAAAAGTTTAAGCCGGATATAATCGTGCTTGATGACGGTTTGCAGTATTGGCAGCTTTATCGCGATCTTGATATAGTAGTAATGAGCGCGGCGCGGCCATTCGGCAGCGGGTTTGTGATGCCTATGGGCGACCTGCGCGAGCCAGCAAATGGCCTCAGGCGTGCAGGAATTGTGCTGCTGAATACTGATGGCAAGGCGGAAATTGAATCTGTCGAGAAGCGCATTAAGCGTGTTGCGCCCAGGGTCGAAATATACCGCTGCGAGCGCAAGCCGGAGAGGTTTATCCGTGTCTCGGACGGCCAGCCGCTCGACTTGGACTGGATAAAAGACCGCAGAGTTCTGGCGTTTTGCGGTATAGGCAAGCCGCAGTCATTTATGGATATGCTCGTCTCGCTTGGCGCGGTGGTTGCCAGGCAAATGGTCTTTTCGGATCATCATGAATACTTGCAGGAAGATATATCTCTTATCGAGAGTGAGAAGCTTTCGTCAGGAGCCGAGGTTGTTGTAACCACGCAGAAAGACATAGCACGGCTCGGCAATCATTTTTCAATTGAGCATACATATACACTTGTGATCAGACTCGAAGTTGAGGATAAAAGTAGTTTTGCACAACGGATCAACAACAAGAATACGCAATCTCCCACCTAA